cgatgaagaggatctgGCCCCAGAAGACGGGGAGATATCCCACTGAGGCCATACTCATGGGGCATGTCTCCAGGGTGCACAGCTCCTGCTCGTTCAGGAGCGTTGCGTTGGGGTACCTTGGGTCTTCCATTGTGAAGTAGATAGAAATGCTGAttgaaatagaaataaactGTTGATGCGTTGCTGAAGATGTGCTGGAGATGATGCTGAGAACGATGGGAATACAGACCCTTAAATAAACATGACCTCTATACCAGGGTCCAGAGAGTCAGCCTTGATGTTGGCAGTGCTGGATATCAACTCCACAGTGGAAATCCAGCTACCTAGCGAGCTGACACGCTGGATTCACCGTGAGTCGGGGCGTTTGTCCGAACAAGTCAATTAAGCTCGTCCGCAGGGATCTGATTGGGCGCGTCGTACGGAGTAAAGACGCTCAGTCTGACTCCGGAGTCCAGTTAGTCCTGGATCATTCACTGCCGACCCACCGCTGCCTTAACAACCAGGCTGTGCTAGCCAGATCGCCGCGCTGCCACTCACCGTCCGGCTctctatttttattcttacGGTAGAGCCTATGAGATGGCCTGATTCCGCCGATCGCACCATATTTGTCTGACTCGTTCCCGACGAAATTGCCAGGGACCTCAGCCCTCTGTCGAGTCGGCGGCGGATTCGTCCGTGCCCGGCTTCGTATCTTGCTCCTCTGGACGCCTTCAGGCTGCGACATTCCGCCCCCATCTTGCAATTACCGGTCGGCTTTGATGCAATCTAGGCCCGGTCGGCGTCGATATTTTTACAAGTGCTCGATACAGGAAAGCACCAACGTCGACCCTGGGAGAAGCTCCCACGTGGTCTGCATGTTTCATAAAGTATTCGTCTGCCTTGCCCTAATCCCGACTCGCTCCTGTCGGGTTTCTTTCACGCCGCTGGTGGAATATGATCGCAAGCCATCTCCCTTTTTTCGTAGTAAAATGGCGTGAGCGCAAGTAATTTTTCTGATCTTGCTCACGTCGGACATTAAGCATACCTATCGCCGCCGGCGTAACTCCTGTATCTCCGCATACACCGCTATATATaaacaccacaacaccaAATCAGCCATCACAATCAGCCATTAcaataaataaaaagaataacaaATAAAAAATAACAATGTCCTTCTCTACCTGCTGTCTCAAAACCTTCAAATGGAACGGCACCCCAACAGGCCAAATCGGCACCCTCGCCAATAACCAAGCCTACATCGCCAGCCCTACCACAACGAACCCTAATAATAATCCCAAATCCACGACTGCAATCCTAATAGTCCACGACCTCCTCGGCTGGACATTCCCCAACGCCCGCCTCCTCGCAGACCACTACGCCTCCGAAGCAAACGCAACAGTCTACATCCCCGACTTCTTCGGCGACGAGGTCCTCCCCTTCGAGCCCTTACTCGCGGGCCGGTTCCACGAGGTTGATCTACCGGCGTTTAGGGCGAGGAACGCCCGGGAGATCCGGGAGCCGGAGATTTTTAAATGCGCCCGGGCGCTGCGTGGAAAGTacgatgttgttgttgctgtcggGTTCTGTTATGGCGGCTGGGCGGTTTTTAGACTTGGGGCGCAGCAGTATATCAATCATGATGGGATAGAGGGGAGACCGAGAGCGCTTGTTGATGCTATCACGGCGGCACATCCTAGTCTTCTAACGAAGGAGGATATCGATGGGGTTACGGTGCCTGTGCAGATTCTGGCGCCGGAGCTAGATCCGATATTTACGCCGGAGTTGAAGGGGTATACGTTTGAGTCGTTGCAGAGGAGAGGGGTACCGTTTGACTGGCAGCATTTTCCGGGCGTTGAGCATGCGTGTATGACGCGGGGAGATGAGAATAAGCCTGGTGAGAGGAGGGCGctggagacggggaagaatGCAGCTGTTGCGTGGGTGAAGCAGGTTGAGATATCCGTTGAGCAATCTTAGTTTATCATTGAAACATGAAATATAGCGTATTGACTATAAACATTCAGGATGAATAGTGAATATAAACATTGACTCGTTGGAGACAATGCGGGGTCACCGAGTCACCGAATCACGTCACACACAAACCAACCGACCATCTGCATCTTCCACATCTTCCTGCCCAGCGCGACTATTCAACGGCTCACCATGTCCGACACCTTCTCTTCAATCCCCATCATCGACTGGCGCCGCCTGCAGGACCCCGCGACGAAGCAGGCAGCCTTGGACGATCTACGCGAGGCCATCTTCGTCGTGGGGTTCTTGTACCTGACGAATCATGGACTGGAGGTACTCAGTTTCCGTTGTATTTTGATGAAAAAGGCTAATAGGTTAAGGGTCTCGTGGCGAAAACACACGCGAAACTCCCAGAACTGTTTGATCTCCCTGCGGAGGTTAAGGAGAAGTGCGACATGATTAACTCGCCCTCCTTCGTGGGGTATACGCGTCTCGGCGCTGAGACTACAGCCACAAAGACGGATCTGCGAGAGGTACGTCCCCGCCTATCTGAATATTTTCACCGGCTAATGATCGAAGCAATACGACTTTGGCACGCCGGGGATGAAAACCTGGACAGAGGGCGACAATATCTGGGAGCGGCTGGAGGGGAACAGCCAGGTACCGAAGACCCATACTGATAACCACGGACACGACACTAAGTTCAACAGTATCCCGATGTCCCCGGGGTAAAAGAACTAGTCGAAGACTACATCGCCAAATCCGCCACCCTGTCGCAGCAATTCATGCGCTTCGTCTCCGAATGTCTGTCCCTTCCACCGGACACCTTCGTCGACTTCAAGGGGAACATGGACCGGCTCAAGTTCGTCAAGTACCCGCAGTCCCCGCCGGACTCGCAGGGCGTTGGTCCGCACAAGGACTCTACCGGTTTATTCACCTTCCTGTCGCAGGACAATACAGGTGGTCTGCAGGTTCTGAATAAAAACGGACAGTGGATTGACGCGCCCCCGATTGAGGGAAGTCTGGTCGTGAATGTCCAGCAAGGTCTTGAAGCCATCACGGGCGGGATCTGTGCGGCGACGACGCATCGGGTTATTGTGTGTCCCCGTCCTTATACCAGCGTGCGTTAGCTTTATGGCAGGAGTGCTAATGGGATTGTGTAGGCCCCGACAACCAAAACCCGTTATAgcatccccttcttcctcggggtGCGCATGGACCTAACGCTAGACCAGCTCCGCGACTCGGGTGCGCATATCGTCGCGCGCATCCCGGCGTCTGATGATAGGAAGAAGCGCGCTGTTGACGTTCCGAGCGAGTTTCTGTCGCCTTTGTATTCTTGTGTAAGTACTCCCACACCTTCTTAAAGTCTACCTATCGAGTTAGGACCGGGGTTGTGCTGATTGCATGGATTAGTTTGGCGAGGCGTATCTGCGGAATCGCATTCTAAGCCATCCGGACGTTGGGAGGAAGTGGTATCCGGAGTTATATGAGAAGTATTCGAGGCAGGTTCTTGCTTAAGAACATAGTCTGGGTGCAGGTTTTGTCGGATTTTCAGTGTATTTTTTTGACGTCCAATATGGAGCCTTAGTAACATCACTGGTAAAAATAAGGGATTGGGCCTAGTAAACTGCCGGCTGACATGCTACCAGTTTACTACAAGAAGATATTGTTAATTCTAAGATGTAGGCTCTCAGCACTACGTTTCATTTCCCTTAGTGCCTACATCTCTTGACCTTGGTATATTAGGCTCTAAATTACCCTGATTTTACTTGTCCGAAGGCGCTCCAGTAGCAGTAGCAGTCACAATAAAAATGCCATGGCTTAGTATCGGTGCAGATCCTCCCAAGTGTCAAGGCTTGATCCGAGAGCTAACTATAGATTCAAGGTCTAAGGTAGAAATGTACTCGCTTATTCTAACAATACTATTTCATGACCGGCCTAGTATATATGTCAAGATTTGTCGGGTAACATCAAACTGATGGTTTAATTACTGAAGTAATAACGCTTCTGAGCTGGCTATAATAGGTAGAAGCATAATAGGAAAAGGTAATGTATTCGGCCAGGGTATGTACTTCGCTGGGCAAAGACCAACATTAAAAAGTCGAAatcagaatatatattcaccaaaccaaaccctCTGCCGTCTTTCCACAAGCCAACGCCGCACAaatatcctcatccttaTCACTCTTGTCGACATCCTTGGTCGTAAGCCTATGTTTAGCCGGCCAAATCTCCTTGCCCGcattcttttctctctcaaAGTGCTCGGTAATAACATCCCGAACCGTACTCTGGAAGAACAGCGGCGCCTTCTCGAACTTCGGGTGGAGTTGTCCCGAGGTAAATACGCCACGCTCGAGATTCCGCTGTGCGTTGACACAGAGGACTTTGTCTTCGCCCATCACCCGCGCGTACATGTCACTGATTAGCTTGAAGTCGGATTCGGATGAATGGCGGTTTCGGTATATTTCGTAGGCCATCTTGCTGCTACCAGGGCCGTGGGGGAGGAATTTCTGGACCATTATGAAATGGGGTCCGTATTGTATGTTAGTTTTGCTTTGCGAGAGCAGACTTCAGGGTTAGGATGCTTACGAGATAACCATAGCAGACATGGGGAAGTAGTACGTGCTAGCAGTGAAGAGACCTTCCCTGATCTGATCTTCATTTGGGTCACAGTGGTGCTGGATGTGCCCGTCTTTCGTATCACTGTCGAAGGAGTCCAAGTTGAGGAAGTTAGGGATATCAGAATGCGTAGTTGGGCAGTGGTAGCACTCGTTGAAATTATCCGCAAGAATCTTCCAGTTATAATGCCCTTCAAGCTCATAGGAATGGTCCAGGTCGTAGTCGTTGAAATTCAAGCCCAGAGTCCGGTATCGCTCTTGTGTGTCAACGCCCTCAAAGTGCTCTTCCCAGGGAACCTCTGGGACCTCCTTTGCGTCGAGATTCACCCAGACAAATCCGTTAACGTCGACCTTGGTGTGAATCGGCAGGAGGCCATTACTGTCCTTATCAAAGTCAAGGCCCTGGTAGCCCGTTGCCTTGGCGAGCTTGCCGTTCAGTCCATACGACCAGCCGTGGTACCGGCAGGCCAGGATCTTTGCATTTCCGGAACCCTCATTCTCGACGACGGGATAGGCGCGGTGGCGGCAAACGTTGTGGAAGGCGTTTACACTACCTTGGCGGTCTCGAATAATAATGATGTCGAAGCCTGCCA
This genomic interval from Aspergillus puulaauensis MK2 DNA, chromosome 7, nearly complete sequence contains the following:
- a CDS encoding dienelactone hydrolase family protein (COG:Q;~EggNog:ENOG410PGI3;~InterPro:IPR002925,IPR029058;~PFAM:PF01738;~go_function: GO:0016787 - hydrolase activity [Evidence IEA]); this translates as MSFSTCCLKTFKWNGTPTGQIGTLANNQAYIASPTTTNPNNNPKSTTAILIVHDLLGWTFPNARLLADHYASEANATVYIPDFFGDEVLPFEPLLAGRFHEVDLPAFRARNAREIREPEIFKCARALRGKYDVVVAVGFCYGGWAVFRLGAQQYINHDGIEGRPRALVDAITAAHPSLLTKEDIDGVTVPVQILAPELDPIFTPELKGYTFESLQRRGVPFDWQHFPGVEHACMTRGDENKPGERRALETGKNAAVAWVKQVEISVEQS
- a CDS encoding isopenicillin N synthase family dioxygenase (COG:Q;~EggNog:ENOG410PIPS;~InterPro:IPR026992,IPR027443,IPR005123;~PFAM:PF03171,PF14226;~go_function: GO:0016491 - oxidoreductase activity [Evidence IEA];~go_process: GO:0055114 - oxidation-reduction process [Evidence IEA]), with protein sequence MSDTFSSIPIIDWRRLQDPATKQAALDDLREAIFVVGFLYLTNHGLEGLVAKTHAKLPELFDLPAEVKEKCDMINSPSFVGYTRLGAETTATKTDLREQYDFGTPGMKTWTEGDNIWERLEGNSQYPDVPGVKELVEDYIAKSATLSQQFMRFVSECLSLPPDTFVDFKGNMDRLKFVKYPQSPPDSQGVGPHKDSTGLFTFLSQDNTGGLQVLNKNGQWIDAPPIEGSLVVNVQQGLEAITGGICAATTHRVIAPTTKTRYSIPFFLGVRMDLTLDQLRDSGAHIVARIPASDDRKKRAVDVPSEFLSPLYSCFGEAYLRNRILSHPDVGRKWYPELYEKYSRQVLA
- a CDS encoding RHO alpha subunit C-terminal catalytic domain-containing protein (COG:P;~EggNog:ENOG410PVKN); the protein is MVQKFLPHGPGSSKMAYEIYRNRHSSESDFKLISDMYARVMGEDKVLCVNAQRNLERGVFTSGQLHPKFEKAPLFFQSTVRDVITEHFEREKNAGKEIWPAKHRLTTKDVDKSDKDEDICAALACGKTAEGLVW
- a CDS encoding aromatic ring-hydroxylating oxygenase subunit alpha (COG:P;~EggNog:ENOG410PVKN;~InterPro:IPR036922,IPR017941,IPR015879,IPR001663;~PFAM:PF00355;~go_function: GO:0005506 - iron ion binding [Evidence IEA];~go_function: GO:0051537 - 2 iron, 2 sulfur cluster binding [Evidence IEA];~go_process: GO:0044237 - cellular metabolic process [Evidence IEA];~go_process: GO:0055114 - oxidation-reduction process [Evidence IEA]) → MSSVVLHYFGLGSVAPKPEVKQQPIRALPASWYTSPEMYELERRAIFSKRWLFMTHSSRLKEVGDWLRYELAGFDIIIIRDRQGSVNAFHNVCRHRAYPVVENEGSGNAKILACRYHGWSYGLNGKLAKATGYQGLDFDKDSNGLLPIHTKVDVNGFVWVNLDAKEVPEVPWEEHFEGVDTQERYRTLGLNFNDYDLDHSYELEGHYNWKILADNFNECYHCPTTHSDIPNFLNLDSFDSDTKDGHIQHHCDPNEDQIREGLFTASTYYFPMSAMVIS